In a single window of the Pedococcus dokdonensis genome:
- the pruA gene encoding L-glutamate gamma-semialdehyde dehydrogenase: MDAVTQVPVPVNETVLDYAPGSPERASLEVALAELGSASTDLPHTIAGKRVMGTGKKIEVRQPHARRKVLGTMRNATLGDAQAAVDAAKAAAPQWRETSFDDRAAILLKAAELLSGPWRAHLNAATMLGQSKTAYQAEIDAACELIDFWRINVHFARQILAEQPPLNAKGIWNRTDHRPLEGFVYAITPFNFTAIAGNLPTAPALMGNTVVWKPSPTQQFAAQLTMSLLEEAGMPPGVINMVTGDGLNVSKVALADPDLAGIHFTGSTPTFQHLWQEVGANLPSYRTYPRLVGETGGKDFILAHPSADPDVLRTAMIRGAFEFQGQKCSAASRAYVPRSLWKKIKADLVSITNGLSQGDVTDLSNFMGAVIDERAYAKHTAAIDRAHATAGVDVVAGGTYDDSEGWFIRPTVLEIDDPTDESFRTEYFGPILSVHVYPDRQYDKVLDQMESFAPFGLTGSIIAQDRYVIADATARLRFAAGNFYINDKPTGAVVGQQPFGGGRASGTNDKAGAAQNLLRWTSARSIKETFDPPKAHAYPHMG; encoded by the coding sequence ATGGATGCCGTCACCCAGGTGCCCGTCCCCGTCAACGAGACCGTCCTCGACTACGCGCCGGGCAGTCCCGAGCGTGCGTCGCTCGAGGTGGCGCTCGCAGAGCTGGGCAGCGCGAGCACCGACCTGCCCCACACCATCGCGGGCAAGCGGGTCATGGGCACGGGCAAGAAGATCGAGGTGCGCCAGCCGCACGCGCGCCGCAAGGTGCTCGGCACGATGCGCAACGCCACCCTCGGTGACGCCCAGGCCGCAGTCGACGCGGCCAAGGCGGCGGCGCCCCAGTGGCGCGAGACCTCCTTCGACGACCGGGCGGCCATCCTGCTCAAGGCAGCCGAGCTGCTCTCCGGGCCGTGGCGCGCGCACCTCAACGCGGCGACGATGCTGGGCCAGTCCAAGACCGCCTACCAGGCCGAGATCGACGCCGCCTGCGAGCTGATCGACTTCTGGCGGATCAACGTGCACTTCGCCCGCCAGATCCTCGCCGAGCAGCCGCCGCTCAACGCCAAGGGCATCTGGAACCGCACCGACCACCGCCCGCTCGAGGGCTTCGTCTACGCGATCACCCCGTTCAACTTCACCGCCATCGCGGGCAACCTGCCGACCGCCCCGGCCCTGATGGGCAACACCGTCGTGTGGAAGCCGAGCCCGACGCAGCAGTTCGCCGCGCAGCTCACCATGTCGCTGCTCGAAGAGGCCGGTATGCCGCCCGGCGTCATCAACATGGTCACCGGCGACGGCCTCAACGTCTCGAAGGTGGCCCTGGCCGACCCCGACCTCGCCGGCATCCACTTCACCGGCTCGACCCCGACCTTCCAGCACCTGTGGCAGGAGGTCGGCGCCAACCTGCCGAGCTACCGCACCTACCCGCGCCTCGTCGGCGAGACCGGGGGCAAGGACTTCATCCTGGCGCACCCCTCCGCCGACCCGGATGTGTTGCGCACGGCCATGATCCGCGGCGCGTTCGAGTTCCAGGGCCAGAAGTGCTCGGCGGCCTCCCGCGCCTACGTGCCGCGCTCGCTGTGGAAGAAGATCAAGGCCGACCTCGTGTCGATCACCAACGGCCTCAGCCAGGGTGACGTAACCGACCTGTCGAACTTCATGGGCGCCGTCATCGACGAGCGGGCCTACGCCAAGCACACCGCCGCCATCGACCGCGCGCACGCGACGGCCGGGGTCGACGTCGTGGCCGGTGGCACCTACGACGACAGCGAGGGCTGGTTCATCCGCCCGACGGTGCTCGAGATCGACGACCCGACCGACGAGTCGTTCCGCACCGAGTACTTCGGCCCGATCCTGTCGGTGCACGTCTATCCCGACCGTCAGTACGACAAGGTGCTCGACCAGATGGAGTCGTTCGCGCCGTTCGGCCTGACCGGCTCGATCATCGCGCAGGACCGCTACGTGATCGCCGACGCGACCGCGCGCCTGCGGTTCGCGGCCGGCAACTTCTACATCAACGACAAGCCGACCGGTGCGGTCGTCGGGCAGCAGCCGTTCGGTGGTGGGCGGGCCTCGGGCACCAACGACAAGGCCGGTGCCGCGCAGAACCTCCTGCGCTGGACCAGCGCCCGCTCGATCAAGGAGACCTTCGACCCGCCGAAGGCGCACGCCTACCCGCACATGGGCTGA
- a CDS encoding alpha/beta fold hydrolase, with amino-acid sequence MPPALDAPDATELAYRWSGPADPATPTVVLLHGLGDSGDCWPDAVRRWSPRWRVVGVDLLGHGRSPRFTREQLSAADPMEAMYAAAEATVARVASGRGGPVLVVGHSMGGGMAGALAARRPDLVAAAVLEDPAWRDPAERVQPRGIVHERVAECRAFADDPAGQLDKGRADNPTWPEVELAPWVESKAQVDLDFLDLGIANLLEPWDEIVTAIGVPTLVLLAERGGPVTPAVRARAAGLANPQVQIRVVEGAGHCIRRDRAEDFHAVVDRFLDEHRVAAPGERVTP; translated from the coding sequence ATGCCGCCTGCCCTCGATGCCCCCGACGCCACCGAGCTGGCCTACCGCTGGTCCGGCCCCGCCGACCCCGCCACGCCCACCGTGGTGCTGCTGCACGGCCTCGGCGACTCCGGCGACTGCTGGCCGGACGCGGTGCGCCGCTGGTCGCCGCGCTGGCGCGTCGTCGGCGTCGACCTGCTCGGCCACGGGCGGTCACCGCGGTTCACCCGGGAGCAGCTCTCCGCTGCCGACCCCATGGAGGCGATGTATGCCGCCGCCGAGGCCACCGTCGCGCGCGTCGCCTCCGGCCGCGGGGGGCCGGTGCTCGTCGTGGGGCACTCGATGGGTGGCGGCATGGCGGGCGCGCTGGCCGCACGACGGCCCGACCTCGTGGCCGCGGCCGTGCTGGAGGACCCCGCGTGGCGCGACCCCGCCGAGCGGGTGCAGCCGCGCGGCATCGTCCACGAGCGGGTGGCGGAGTGCCGCGCCTTCGCCGACGACCCCGCCGGTCAGCTCGACAAGGGACGCGCCGACAACCCGACCTGGCCGGAGGTCGAGCTCGCACCCTGGGTCGAGTCCAAGGCACAGGTCGACCTCGACTTCCTCGACCTCGGCATCGCGAACCTGCTGGAGCCGTGGGACGAGATCGTCACGGCCATCGGGGTCCCGACCCTGGTGCTGCTCGCCGAGCGGGGCGGACCCGTCACCCCAGCGGTCCGAGCGCGAGCTGCCGGGCTCGCCAACCCGCAGGTGCAGATCCGGGTGGTCGAAGGAGCCGGCCACTGCATCCGCCGCGACCGCGCCGAGGACTTCCACGCGGTGGTCGACCGGTTCCTGGACGAGCACCGCGTCGCTGCGCCCGGCGAGCGCGTCACTCCTTGA
- a CDS encoding flotillin family protein yields the protein MDSLSLPPVLLAVVGIIVLVVLLAGMVTTRYKVAGPNEAFIVTGRKGKEVRNTETGQVSTDMSGQKVVMGGGVFVLPFVQRLHVLDLSSRRISVQIRGAVSGQGVKLNLDGVAIVKVGGNEDSIRAAAQRFLTQQAEIETFTQETLAGALRSIVGSLSVEQIIRDRAAFAQRVADESETSLTGQGLVLDTFQIQDITDDGSYLADLGRPEAAKVGQLAAVAEAAARQAAEQARIVAEQEIAVSQRMLALKTSEIKAETDAAQAQAAAAGPLAQADRDQAILTEQEKVAVRQAALKERQLDTEVRKPADAERYRVETEAEGRRNSQIFDADARKAASIAAAEADAEKARLTGEGEKSRRSALAEAEAIEGARRGEAEKARRIAEAEATKAEGDAQAAAILATGEAEAEAMNKRAEAFARYNDAAVLQMLVEVLPQVAREVAAPMASIDKLTVVSTDGAGQLPRQVTDNIVQTMELLKNTTGVDLESLLGGYLNRGQGRGDANGTPAAPAGELTVKE from the coding sequence ATGGATTCGCTGTCCCTCCCGCCCGTCCTGCTCGCCGTCGTCGGGATCATCGTCCTGGTCGTGCTGCTCGCCGGCATGGTGACGACCCGCTACAAGGTGGCGGGCCCCAACGAGGCGTTCATCGTGACCGGGCGCAAGGGCAAGGAGGTCCGCAACACCGAGACCGGCCAGGTCTCCACCGACATGTCCGGCCAGAAGGTCGTCATGGGTGGTGGCGTCTTCGTCCTGCCGTTCGTGCAGCGCCTGCACGTCCTCGACCTCTCCTCGCGCAGGATCAGCGTGCAGATCCGCGGAGCCGTGTCGGGCCAGGGCGTCAAGCTGAACCTCGACGGTGTCGCCATCGTCAAGGTGGGCGGCAACGAGGACTCCATCCGGGCCGCGGCCCAGCGCTTCCTGACCCAGCAGGCCGAGATCGAGACCTTCACCCAGGAGACCCTGGCCGGTGCCCTGCGCTCCATCGTCGGCTCGCTGTCGGTCGAGCAGATCATCCGCGACCGCGCCGCCTTCGCCCAGCGGGTCGCCGATGAGTCCGAGACGTCGCTCACCGGCCAGGGCCTGGTCCTCGACACCTTCCAGATCCAGGACATCACCGACGACGGCAGCTACCTCGCCGACCTCGGTCGACCCGAGGCCGCCAAGGTCGGACAGCTCGCGGCCGTCGCCGAGGCTGCGGCCCGGCAGGCCGCCGAGCAGGCGCGGATCGTGGCCGAGCAGGAGATCGCGGTCTCCCAGCGGATGCTCGCCCTGAAGACCTCCGAGATCAAGGCCGAGACCGACGCCGCGCAGGCCCAGGCAGCCGCCGCCGGACCGCTGGCCCAGGCCGACCGCGACCAGGCCATCCTCACCGAGCAGGAGAAGGTGGCCGTGCGCCAGGCCGCCCTCAAGGAGCGTCAGCTCGACACCGAGGTGCGCAAGCCCGCCGACGCCGAGCGCTACCGCGTGGAGACCGAGGCCGAGGGACGCCGCAACTCCCAGATCTTCGACGCCGACGCCCGCAAGGCCGCGTCCATCGCCGCTGCCGAGGCCGACGCGGAGAAGGCCCGGCTGACCGGTGAGGGTGAGAAGTCCCGTCGGTCGGCCCTCGCCGAGGCCGAGGCCATCGAGGGTGCTCGTCGCGGTGAGGCCGAGAAGGCCCGCCGCATCGCGGAGGCCGAGGCGACCAAGGCCGAGGGTGACGCGCAGGCAGCCGCCATCCTCGCGACCGGTGAGGCCGAGGCGGAGGCGATGAACAAGCGGGCCGAGGCGTTCGCGCGCTACAACGACGCCGCCGTCCTGCAGATGCTCGTGGAGGTCCTGCCTCAGGTGGCCCGCGAGGTCGCCGCACCGATGGCGTCGATCGACAAGCTCACCGTGGTCTCCACGGACGGTGCGGGCCAGCTGCCGCGCCAGGTCACCGACAACATCGTCCAGACGATGGAGCTGCTCAAGAACACCACCGGCGTCGACCTCGAGTCACTGCTCGGCGGTTACCTCAACCGTGGCCAGGGTCGCGGTGACGCGAACGGCACGCCCGCGGCACCCGCCGGGGAGCTGACCGTCAAGGAGTGA